A DNA window from Nycticebus coucang isolate mNycCou1 chromosome 1, mNycCou1.pri, whole genome shotgun sequence contains the following coding sequences:
- the LOC128584182 gene encoding U6 snRNA-associated Sm-like protein LSm3 — protein MADDVDQQQTTNTVEEPLDLIRLSLDERIYVKMRNDRELRGRLHAYDQHLNMILGDVEETVTTIEIDEETYEEIYKSTKRNIPMLFVRGDGVVLVAPPLRVG, from the coding sequence ATGGCGGACGACGTGGACCAGCAACAAACTACCAACACTGTAGAGGAGCCTCTGGATCTTATCAGGCTCAGCCTGGATGAGCGAATTTATGTGAAAATGAGAAATGACCGAGAGCTTCGGGGCAGATTACATGCTTATGATCAAcatttaaatatgatattgggaGATGTGGAAGAAACTGTAACTACTATAGAAATTGATGAAGAAACATATGAAGAGATATATAAATCAACAAAACGGAATATTCCAATGCTTTTTGTCCGAGGAGATGGCGTTGTCCTGGTTGCCCCTCCATTGAGAGTTGGCTGA